From Bradyrhizobium symbiodeficiens, the proteins below share one genomic window:
- a CDS encoding nuclear transport factor 2 family protein: MTLELPSPIAAYVAANARLDVDGMLAPFAAEAVLRDNGAILRGAAEIRSLLEEAVVGAKAIFTPDTVRHEDGQVVVEGPGHGDFKGSPIRFTYRFTLEDDAIKALEITA, encoded by the coding sequence ATGACGCTCGAACTTCCATCCCCGATTGCTGCGTATGTAGCTGCCAACGCCCGCCTGGACGTGGACGGCATGCTGGCACCCTTCGCCGCCGAGGCCGTCCTCCGCGATAACGGCGCCATTCTTCGGGGGGCCGCCGAAATCAGGTCGTTGCTTGAAGAAGCGGTGGTCGGGGCGAAGGCGATTTTCACGCCGGACACCGTCCGGCACGAGGACGGCCAGGTCGTCGTCGAAGGCCCTGGCCATGGCGACTTCAAGGGCAGCCCGATCCGCTTCACATACCGCTTCACCCTCGAAGACGACGCCATCAAGGCCCTGGAGATCACGGCATGA
- a CDS encoding SDR family oxidoreductase — protein sequence MTIKADPTEFAGKRVLISGGTKGLGRATVDRFLAGGARVITSARGALEPIDGVEFVQADLTTAEGGEALAKAAQERLGGVDILAHVLGGSTTPGGGFVALTDDHWLSELNLNLLATVRLDRLLIPQMIERGSGVVVHVTSIQSVLPLPDATTAYASAKAALRTYSKSISKELGPKGVRVNVVSPGWIMTEGTDVFLKRIQDSNGGTLEDARQLVLKGLGGIAIGRGAEPYEVADVIAYLASDRAASIHGAEFVVDGGTVPTV from the coding sequence ATGACTATCAAAGCCGATCCGACCGAGTTCGCAGGAAAGCGAGTGCTCATCAGCGGGGGCACCAAGGGCTTGGGGCGTGCCACCGTCGACCGCTTCCTGGCTGGCGGCGCCCGGGTGATCACCTCCGCCCGCGGAGCCTTGGAACCCATCGATGGCGTTGAGTTCGTCCAGGCGGACCTGACGACGGCCGAGGGCGGCGAAGCCCTGGCCAAGGCGGCGCAAGAGCGTCTGGGGGGCGTCGACATCCTCGCCCACGTGCTCGGCGGCTCCACCACTCCGGGCGGCGGCTTCGTCGCCCTGACGGACGACCATTGGCTCTCCGAACTGAATCTGAACCTTCTGGCGACCGTTCGCCTCGACCGCCTGCTGATCCCTCAGATGATCGAACGGGGCTCGGGCGTGGTGGTGCACGTCACCTCCATCCAGTCGGTCCTGCCGCTTCCCGACGCGACCACCGCCTACGCCAGCGCCAAGGCCGCGCTTCGGACCTACAGCAAGTCCATCTCCAAGGAACTCGGTCCCAAGGGCGTGCGGGTCAACGTCGTCTCTCCCGGATGGATCATGACCGAGGGGACCGATGTCTTCCTGAAGCGTATTCAGGACTCTAACGGCGGCACGCTTGAGGACGCGCGCCAGCTCGTCCTGAAGGGCCTCGGCGGCATCGCCATTGGTCGTGGCGCCGAACCTTATGAAGTCGCCGACGTCATCGCCTACTTGGCCTCGGATCGCGCCGCCTCAATTCACGGCGCTGAGTTCGTTGTCGACGGCGGCACCGTACCGACTGTCTGA